In one Solirubrobacterales bacterium genomic region, the following are encoded:
- a CDS encoding NAD(P)H-binding protein: protein MILMTGATGTLGRPLLQRLLGSGEQVRCLVREPRRLGPNRVQVQIALGNLADRSGFDRALRGVDTVIHLAATTRDQQRGTIEELNGLATFRLLNAAKRAGVKRFVYVSSFNASKSSPSRFIRMQALATEAIRKSELESVIFEAGVIYAPDDPWIKLMSELAKLPLMPVIGNGEAAFQPIWADDAADAVTSTLLKGIATPGAPIALAGPDALTQDQILRIVMRHFGAQKPLLHLPTGISRKALDWQEKRFRQAALATWDQVALLQDSILGARGTGDLSALGVDPLPMADVLPAR from the coding sequence ATGATCCTCATGACTGGAGCAACCGGGACCCTCGGCCGGCCGCTACTACAGCGGCTGCTGGGATCTGGCGAACAGGTTCGCTGCCTCGTTCGCGAGCCGCGCAGGCTCGGCCCGAACCGCGTGCAGGTGCAGATCGCGCTCGGCAATCTGGCCGATCGCTCGGGCTTTGACCGCGCGCTCCGCGGCGTTGACACCGTCATACACCTCGCTGCAACAACCCGCGACCAACAACGCGGAACGATCGAAGAGCTCAACGGACTCGCGACGTTTCGCCTGCTCAACGCCGCCAAGCGCGCCGGAGTGAAGCGCTTTGTGTACGTCAGCTCGTTCAATGCCTCCAAGAGCTCGCCCAGCCGATTCATTCGTATGCAGGCGCTCGCCACCGAGGCGATCCGAAAGTCCGAGCTTGAGTCCGTGATTTTCGAGGCTGGCGTGATTTACGCGCCCGATGATCCATGGATCAAGCTGATGTCCGAACTCGCGAAGCTACCACTGATGCCGGTGATCGGAAACGGCGAGGCGGCCTTCCAGCCGATCTGGGCCGATGACGCAGCCGACGCGGTCACGTCGACGCTGCTCAAGGGCATCGCAACCCCGGGCGCGCCGATTGCGCTCGCCGGTCCGGACGCGCTCACCCAGGATCAGATACTCCGGATTGTGATGCGCCACTTCGGCGCGCAGAAGCCGCTGCTGCATCTGCCGACAGGTATTTCACGCAAGGCTCTCGATTGGCAGGAGAAGCGCTTCCGCCAGGCCGCGCTGGCCACGTGGGATCAGGTTGCGCTCTTGCAGGACTCGATCCTCGGCGCTCGCGGCACCGGGGATCTTTCGGCGCTGGGCGTTGACCCGTTACCGATGGCCGACGTGCTGCCGGCTCGTTAG
- a CDS encoding GntR family transcriptional regulator: protein MLWKIDPSAPIPLQQQLVGCVRRAIAEGELEPGDRLPPAVELAESVGVDRNTVLAAYRKLRDSRDLEFRRGRGVRVAPTADRRPPLGDAVTRIVELARNSGYSDDELVQMIRENR from the coding sequence ATGTTGTGGAAGATCGATCCATCGGCTCCAATCCCACTTCAGCAACAACTCGTCGGATGTGTGCGCCGCGCAATCGCCGAAGGCGAGTTGGAGCCGGGTGATCGTCTCCCGCCGGCCGTCGAATTGGCCGAGTCCGTAGGGGTCGATCGAAACACCGTGCTCGCGGCCTATCGCAAGCTCCGCGACTCGCGTGATCTCGAGTTCCGGCGAGGACGCGGCGTGCGCGTGGCGCCCACCGCTGACCGTCGCCCGCCGCTCGGCGATGCCGTCACCCGCATCGTCGAGCTGGCTCGCAACAGTGGCTACAGCGACGACGAATTGGTCCAGATGATCAGGGAGAACCGATGA
- a CDS encoding ferredoxin family protein, with the protein MAYVIAEPCVDTKDNSCVEVCPVDCIHPSPDEPGYEEATQLYINPDECIDCDACVEACPVDACFAEDQLPEEWKKYAGLNAEYFAA; encoded by the coding sequence TTGGCTTACGTAATTGCAGAACCATGTGTGGACACCAAAGACAACTCCTGCGTCGAGGTCTGTCCCGTTGACTGCATCCACCCGTCTCCCGACGAGCCTGGATACGAGGAAGCAACACAGCTGTACATCAATCCCGACGAGTGCATCGACTGCGACGCCTGCGTCGAGGCCTGCCCGGTTGACGCCTGCTTCGCCGAGGACCAGCTTCCCGAGGAATGGAAGAAGTACGCCGGACTGAACGCCGAGTACTTCGCCGCATAG